TCTGTAGCTGATATGTTTGCAGAAACAATCCAGCGTGTATTGAACAATGAGAGTATCTCAAGCCAGTACCTTATATAATTAAGGAATGACGTAAGATAAGTCTTTTTTATAAAAGGATATATTATAATGTTGGGACGCATAGTTTATGTGTTCCAACATTTTTTATTTGTGCTTATTCTGCCCAAAAGATGGCTTTTGTCTTATGGCATTTGCTTATTATAAGTCAACTTCTTTCCTCCTTCTTTCCCATATCCCTTCTTTGTTATTTCACTTGATGTATGTCAATAAACGTCGTTTTGCTGAAAATAATCGTGAAAAAGTTTTGTTGTGTGCGCAAACAGTTGTACCTTTGCATTGTCAAAAGACAAATATAGATTGTTTAGGTTAGTAGTAATAGATTTAGGTTTTTAGTTATTATTTTAAGGTAGAACAAAAGAGATTGTTCAGGTTAGATTTAAAATAGGTTTAGTTAAGGTAATAAGAGATTGATTAAAGGATAACAATGATGCAAGATGATTGGGGAACGCCGAGAGGCGCGAACCAAAAGTCAAGCTCAAAGAGCTCACAGAAATGTGGGTATTAAAGGGCACAGCAAATTACTTGCTGTGCCCTTTAATTCTTTTGTAATGAGTGTTCTTTCTCGATGAAGTTCTCCAAGAAACATATAGAAGAGATGTTTTATGCAATGTTGTAATGGTAATAAAGCATCTATATCCTTGTCTTTACCCAACATTCTGATGATGCGCACATGTTGTGCGGAGGCTTAGCACATAATGTGCGGAGGCTTAACACCATTTGTGCGGATGGTAAATAGCATTGGTGTTGAATGTTCTTTGTTTTGTAAAATATAGTCAATGTGATTACAGATTGAGGTTGCAAAGGTGTTATATCACCCGCTGCAGATATTAGTTTGATATTGAACTTACTTTTACAAAGAAATAAGATATAATTCAATGTCTGCTTTTTTATAGTGACACATCTTGAAAATTTAATTATAAAAAGAGAACTTTATCCTATTAGTTTAAATATCATATTCCCTCACTTTGTTCAAATTTCTTTATCATTTACAATGGATTTCGCCCCTTCTCTGTAAAAGTAAATGCTTACAAACGTAATTTTGAGAACATGGCTTAAAAATGTTTTATAAATTTGTTGTTCTCAGTTGAAATCGGTATCTTTGCATATAGGTTATTTTAATTATAATAAACTAAAAACGAGAAACGTGAAACATAAATATATCATCATATTGTTACTTCTCCTTCCTTCGTATCTCTTTGCACAAAACATAGAGATAGGTACTTGTACAACAACGGATGGAGGAACTTATCATGGACAGATGTTCCGTGGTAAACCAAATGGTAAAGGAAAAACAACTTATAAGAAAGGTAATGTCTATGAAGGCGATTATATGAAAGGTTTACGCCATGGACAAGGAACCTATAAGTTTGCAGATGGTGAGAAGTATGTAGGTCAGTGGTTCCAAGATCAGCAACATGGGCAAGGTGTTTACTACTTTGCCAATGGTAATCGTTATGATGGTTTATGGTACAAGGACTATCAGCAGGGACAGGGAACAATGTATTATTACAATGGTGATAAGTATATTGGCAACTGGGACCATGACAAAAGAAGTGGTGAAGGAAAGTATATTTTTGCCAATGGAGCGTTTTATGAAGGCTCATGGAAGAACGACATGAAGAACGGACATGGTAGTTTCAAATGGCCTGACCGCTCATCGTTTACAGGAAATTGGGTGAATAACCTAAAAGAAGGTAAAGGAATTTATATTTATGCTGATGGTGATGAATATAATGGAGAGTGGAAGAATGACCTACAGAATGGTAAGGGAATCTATAAATTCAAGGATGGTGAAAGCTATGATGGTGAATATTTAGATGGCGAACGCACAGGACAAGGCATCTTCCGTTATAAGAATGGCGACCAATATTCTGGCCATTTCCTTAAAGGACTTAAGTCTGGCTATGGTACAATGTCATGGAATAATGGCGATATCTATGTAGGTTATTGGGAGAAAGACATGCAGAACGGACAGGGTAAACTGACCAAGAAGAATAAGGATGTGTATGAAGGGCAGTTCCGAAATGGTTTATTAGAAGGACTAATCATCATACACTATGCTGATGGCAGTAAGTTCCGTGGCAGCTACCACAATGGCAAAAGAAATGGAACAGCTGTTGAGGAGTCTGCAGATGGCGTACGTTTTGAAGGTAACTATCGTGATGACCACCGTGATGGAAAGTTCATTGAGCGTGATAAGAATGGTAAAGTAACTGCCAGCGGTTATTATGAAAGAGGAAAACGCTATACGAATTAGTCTTTACAAAATATAACAAATAACATAAAGCTTATCTACCATGGTTACAAAGAAGACCACAACAAAGAAGGCTCCAGTCAAAAAGACTTCTGCTAAAACGACAAAAGTGAAGGAGCCGTCTCACATAGGACTCGTTAAGAATGATGCCTATTTGGCTCCTTATGAGGATGCAATTCGTGGACGTCACGAGCATGCTCTTTGGAAGATGAATCAGCTTACTCAGAATGGTAAGTTGACACTCTCGGATTTTGCAAATGGCCATAACTACTATGGTTTGCATCGGACAGCTGACGGATGGGTATTTCGTGAATGGGCTCCTAACGCTACTGAGATTTATCTTGTTGGTGATTTCAATGGTTGGAATGAGCAAGAAGCCTATCAATGTCACAGGATTGAAGGTACTGGTAACTGGGAACTTACGCTCCCACATGATGCTATGCAGCATGGTCAGTACTACAAGATGCGTGTACATTGGGAAGGTGGAGAAGGTGAGCGCATCCCTGCTTGGACACAACGTGTTGTTCAAGATGAAGCAAGCAAAATCTTCTCTGCACAGGTATGGGCACCTGCTGAGCCATATGTTTGGAAGAAAAAGACCTTTAAGCCACAGACCTCTCCACTCCTGATTTATGAGTGCCACATTGGTATGGCACAGGATGAGGAGAAGGTTGGAACATATAATGAGTTCCGTGAGAAGGTATTACCACGTATAATTAAGGACGGATATAACGCCATTCAGATTATGGCTATTCAGGAACATCCTTATTATGGTAGCTTTGGTTATCACGTTAGCTCTTTCTTTGCAGCCAGTTCACGCTTCGGAACGCCTGAAGAGTTGAAGGCACTCATTGATGAAGCGCATAAGAATGGCATTGCTGTTATCATGGATATCGTCCACTCTCATGCTGTTAAGAACGAGGTGGAAGGCTTGGGCAACTTAGCTGGTGATCCTAATCAATACTTCTATCCGGGTGAGCGTCATGAGCATCCAGCATGGGATTCGCTATGTTTCGACTATGGTAAAGACGAGGTTCTCCACTTCCTTTTGTCTAACTGTAAATACTGGTTAGAGGAATATCACTTTGATGGTTTCCGCTTTGATGGTGTGACTTCAATGCTTTATTACAGTCATGGATTAGGTGAAGCATTCTGCAACTATGCTGATTATTTCAATGGTCATCAGGATGATAACGCTATCTGTTATTTGACACTTGCCAACTGTCTTATCCATGAGGTAAACAAGAATGCAGTAACGATTGCAGAGGAAGTGTCGGGTATGCCAGGTTTAGCAGCTAAGTTTAAAGATGGTGGATACGGCTTTGATTATCGTATGGCAATGAATATTCCAGACTACTGGATAAAGACTATCAAGGAATTACCAGACGAGGCTTGGAAGCCATCTTCTATCTTCTGGGAGATAAAGAATCGACGTTCTGATGAGAAAACTATTTCTTATTGCGAATCACACGACCAAGCGTTGGTGGGCGATAAGACTATTATCTTCCGGTTAGTAGATGCAGATATGTATTGGCATTTCCGTAAGGGAGACGAAACAGAGATGACTCATCGTGGCATTGCACTGCATAAGATGATTCGTCTTGCCACTATTGCTGCTATTAATGGTGGCTATCTGAACTTCATGGGTAATGAGTTTGGTCATCCAGAGTGGATTGATTTTCCACGTGAAGGAAATGGATGGAGCCATAAGTATGCCCGTCGACAGTGGAACTTGGTTGATAATGAGGAATTATGCTATCACTTGCTTGGCGACTTCGACCGTAAGATGTTGGAGGTAATTACAAGTGAGAAGAAGTTTAATGAGACTCCTATCCAAGAGATTTGGCACAATGATGGCGACCAGATATTGGCATTTAGTAGGGGAGAGTTAGTCTTTGTATTTAACTTCTCACCATCACATTCTTATTCTGATTATGGTTTCTTGGTGCCAGAGGGATCTTATAATGTAGTATTAAACACAGATGCCAGAGAGTTTGGTGGCTTTGGCTTTGCTGATGATACAGTAGAGCATTTCACAAATAGCGACCCTCTTTATGAGAAAGATCATAAAGGCTGGCTCAAACTTTATATACCAGCTCGTAGTGCTGTAGTATTGAGAAAGAAATAAATTCATGATGGAAAGTAAGTTTATGCGTGCTATTTGCGCAGTACTATTTTGCTCATTCACATTCTGTTATCTGTTTTTCTATCAAGCAGATGTGATGACCGTAGTACAGCACTTGGCTTCAGGAAGGCAAACCTTCTATGATCCAATGTTGGGTGCAGTGCTGATAACATTTACTTTAAAGTTACTCCAAATGGGTGTAAGCTCATTGTTTAAGTTGAAGAAGCGTGGCTTTGGCTTGACTTACTTTCCATCTTTTCTTATTCTTACAATCATCTCTGACCTTCGTCCTACAGCCGATAGCGTAACGTTTGGCAATTGGTTATGGATAGCTCCTTTACTATTGTTAGTTTACACTTTTGTAATGTTTGCTGTCAAACGCTTTGAACCTTATGAGCCAGAATCGCGCAGCTATGGTCCGTTTTCACAGATGATTTGGATAAACCTATTGCTTTTTCTTGGCTTTTTCTTGTTTATAGGACTCTTTAGTAATAGTGATAGGTATTTTCATCAACGTGCTAAAGTTGAAGCTTTGATTGATAAAAAGGATTATGCAGGTGCATTGGATGTAGTACGAACAATGCCGCATACGGATTCTGTAACATCTATGCTAACCGTCTATGCAGTTGCGCGTAGAGGTCATTTAGCAGACAGTCTTTTCCATTATCCTTTGGAGGGTGGGGCAAGTACATTACGCCCAGGAAAGGTACATTCGTGGCTACAACCTGATAGTGTACTCTATAAAGTTACCCGTAATTCAGCTAACTATCAGTTGACAGGTTTCTTGTTAGATCGCAATCTTAATGACTTTGCTCGCTATCTTCCACAGTATTATCCTGCAGATAGCCTTCGTCCACGTTATTATAAAGAAGCTCTCAAGATTCTCTCGCTTAAGAACCGAGGATTAAGACTTATTGCACCTTATAAAAAAGGTAGCTATGCTTCCTATTATTATGCGAAGTAGCATTCTTCTTTATACAATAAATTTAGGTTAGAAATATCTTTACAAATATCGTAAAATATTCTTTTAAAAATCGAATAAAACACTATTTCTCGGGATTGTTGTAACTTGCAGCGTATCAGTATGTTGTAAAGATGCTTGCGAAGCGGTGCTTAATTGGACTTCAAAAGGGCGTTAATATGACCTCAAAAGGGCATCTTTTGCAAGCCAAGAGGGCGTCTTTTCGAGTCCAATTAAGCATCAATAAAAATCTACGAAAGAAAAAATCCTTACATAATCGCCAATTTGTTGACTTGCTTTTAGCTCCAATAGCCTTTAAAATCTTAAATAGGGTGTTGTTTGTTTTTGTAACGACGGTTCAATAGAATGTGTACGTTATAAATATATATAGGTGGTTTTAGGATTATAATAGATGTTAGTATGTAATTCGTCTAATACGGAAACGTGATTATTGTGACCTTAATAATTAGTTGTGATAAAATAGTCTATTTATGTAATGGGCTGTTTGTATTATTTTCAATAATACCTAAATATGGTGAAAAACCTGAATAAAAGGGTGAGTGTTGTGGTGTGACTTAGGTACATAATTTCAATATATTTAGGTATTGTCATTTAATTCAGAAAACTCTACCTTTGTATCCAAGTTATAAATATATTAAATAATAACTCAATGATGAAGTTTATATCTGGGGTAACTTTTGCCGTACTCCTTTTTGGTACGACCGCAGTACATGCACAAGTAAATGCAGCCGATTCTGTTATGACACATGCTAAAGGCAATAAGTTAAGTCTTGGCGGTTATGGTGAAGCTGCTTATTCTCGCAATTTTTACAGTGATAATGGTAATCGTTATACGACGCCAGGTCTTTATAAGAAGGACCCAAGCCATGGAAGATTTGATATTCCGCATGCCGTTATCTATCTTGGTTATGATTTTGGAAAAGGTTGGTCTGTAGGATCAGAGATTGAATTTGAGCATGGTGGCTCTGGTTCTGCTATTGAATATGAGGCAGACGAAGCAATTGAGTTCGAACATGAAACAGAGAAAGGTGGAGAAGTTGAACTTGAGCAGTTCTGGCTTCAGAAATCATTCAGTAAAGCATTTAATATTAGAGCAGGTCATATTGTAGTCCCATTTGGTTTAGTGAATGCACATCATGAGCCATTAAACTTCTTTACAGTATATCGTCCTGAAGGGGAAAACACAATTCTTCCAAGTACATGGCATCAAACAGGTATTTCTTTCTGGGGTAAGGCAGGTGATTTTAGTTATGTTGCACAGATGATTGCAGGATTGGATGCTTATCATTTTAGTCGTGCTAACTGGATTCAGAAAGGCACATCAAGTCCTTTCGAGTTCGAGGTTGCTAATAAGTATGGTTTCCTTGCACGTGTAGACAATCATACTATTCCTGGTCTTCGTATTGGTGTTAGTGGCTATGTTGGCCAGGCTATGCACAACAACGTTCCACATGATAGTGAGAAGGGAGAGAAGAAGAAGATTAAGGGTAATGTCTATCTTGGTAGTTTAGACTTCACCTATAATAAGTATAATTGGATTGCACGCGGAAACATTGACTATGGTTATGTAAGCAATGCGCAAGAGATTTCACAGCTTTCATACCCTAATGTACAGTATGTTAAGCCTTATGAGTCAGGTAATGGTAAATACTTCGGAAGTCATGCAATGGCAATGATGTTTGAGGTTGGTTATGATATCTTCTCTCAGATTCACAAGTTGCGTGAAGACAATCAGAAGCTTTATGTCTTTGGACACATCGAGCACTATGACTCTTACATCCATGCTGTAACTAAGCAGTGGACTAATAGAACCGTTCTTGCAACAGGTATTAACTATTATCCTATCCCACAGATTGCTATTAAGGCAGAATACAACTACCGTAATCTGAAGAAGGGATACAATGATGAGCCAGCAATTAATATTGGTATAGCTTATCAAGGATTCTTCCTTTAAAAGACAAAGAATAAAGATCGAATAACCATTATTTAAAAAAGATTGTAATGAAAAAAGTAACAAAACTTGCTATGTTCCTTCTTGCAGGAACATTAGCTACGGGGTTTGTGTCATGTAGTAGTGATGATGATGAAGTCATTAATACAACAATCCTCACACCAGAACAGCAATCAGAGTTAAGTAAGATTGCAAGCGAGAGTAGCGCAAATGCAAATAAGACAGAGATGGGTAAGGTTGTTGCCAACTACATTAATGAAGTTGTTAAACCTACATATTTAGACTTGGCAGAGAAGTCTGATATTCTTTATAAGGCTTGCCAGAATCTTTATCAGAAGCGCAAAGCAGGTACACTGACTCAGAATGACATTGATGCTGCTTGTGAAGCTTTCAAGGCTGCACGTAAGGACTGGGAGCAGAGTGAGTCATTCCTCTATGGTGCTGCATCTGATAATGAGATTGACCCACATATCGACTCATGGCCGCTCGACCATGATCAGTTGACAAGAGCATTGAATAATGCAGATGTTATCGCAGGTATTAATGGAGAGAATCCAGCCAAGTATGTTTATGACAACAATGGAAATTTCGACTCTGTGTTAGGTTTCCATGGCTTGGAGTTTGTACTCTTCCGTAATGGTAAGAACCGTACAGTAGCAGCCTTCAATGCTGAGAAAGAGACAGAAGCAGGTCTTACAAGTGTAAGTACAGTGAACGAAGCAGCCTTTGCAGCAGCTGTTGCAGGTGACCTCCGTAACATGACTTATCTCTTGGAATATGGTTGGTTAGGTACAACTATCCCAACATCACATTTGAATCAGCTTGCAAATGCTATGTGGGTAGTCAATGGAACACGTCACAGAGGACTTTCTGCAAAGTTAATTCCATATCGTGATTATTCACAGTTCGCCACAAAGGAGAATGGTATGTTTGCTTCATGGCATGAGACACTGAACAATATCTTTATTGGCGGATGTAGTGGTATTTGTGAGGAGGTCGCTTCACAGAAACTTGGTCAAGCTTATCGTAAGGCTACAGGTACTGGTACTGCAGACGATGCAGCTAACTATATTGAGTCACCTTACAGTAAGCGTTCATTCCAAGATTACCAGGATAACATCTATTCTATCAAGAATTCACTCTATGGAGTTCGTGGTACAGAGAACATCTCTACTCCAACTCAGTACTCTATTATGAACTTTTTGAAGAACAACAACTATCCTAAGTACAATGAGTTGAACAGCGCTCTTAACGAAGCAATTGCAGCCTTGGAGACAGCTAAGAAGAGTGGTATTGCATTCATTGACCAACCAGGTAATCCACAGGTTAAGACTTGCATTGATAAGGTTGATGCTTTGAACGAAGCTCTTAATGCTGCTGGTACATGGATTAATCAACAGACAGATAAGTAATCCAACTCTTGCAAATCTGAAAAGCAAAGATAATATAAAGATAATTTAAAGAACGTAGCTTTGTCTTCTTTAGGACAAGGCTACATTTCAAACGTACATTTAAACTATAAAACATTATGAGACACAACAGCTATAGCAATTTTTTACTTGCTGGAGCACTATTATGTTTGTTTGCTGCATGCTCAGACGACAATGTTTCACCAGAAACACCACTGAAGCCATCAGAGCCTGAAACGAAGTACATTGGTCAAGCGGTAGGTAACTTCTCTGCTGACGAATGGTATCCAGGTGGTAAGCTTGGCACAACTGAGAATACTGCTGCAGGTGGTTATGAGGACAACACACCAGCCATCGACGAACAAGGACTAACTGATCTCTTCAATCAAGGTGATATGATGGCAAGTGCTAAGTATACCCTTAGTACCGAACCATACAAAGGTTGGGGCCCTGTAGCTTCACGTCGTTCATGTGAGTATTGCCACTCTGGCGGATATAGCCATGGCCATAGTCGTAATGACATGGAACCAGTAAAGGGCAATGGTTACATCGTTTCTGTTTATACACCTGATGCTCCAGGAAGCAATAATGGTACACCAATTGACCAGTTGACTACCTTTACGATGCTTCAAGCTGTAGAGCCATTCTTGCCACCAGTAGATCCAAAGCAGATAAAGATTACTTGGCATGATGTTACTTCAATGCCAAGCGGACTCCCAATGCAGTTCCCTGATGGTGAGAAGTTTAGTCTTCGTTATCCTTCTGTTGCTATTCCACAGTCTGCTTTCAACACAGACCCAGTGCCAAGCAACTATGAAGTACGTTTGATAGCTTCATGTAACTTCCAAGGACTTGGTTTGATAGATGCAATCTCTAACGAAGACCTGGAGAAGCAATACAAGGCAGAAGGACAGCACGTAGAGTTGAACCCAGAGTTCTTCGATAACACGACAAAGCAGTTGAAGCCTGAAGCATGGGCAAGTGATTATTTTGGAAACAAGTTCATCAAGCGTTTCAACTACGACTTACTTGATGGCTGTCTTGAGAATGATGTAGCTTTGTGGGATGAGTTGAACATCTTACGTTCAGATATTAAGCATATCTGTTCTACAGAGCCATGGGCAAAGGCGATGTCTGAGAATGAGAATGTGATTAGTTACATTCAACAGCATGGTAGCAATCCTAACTCTTACGTACATCCATATTACAATGATGGAACCCGCGAAGGTATAAAGAAGGCAGTAGGCTATTTGCTTTCTCCAAACGATAATGTTGACTTGTATAATAATCCTTACTTCAACTTCAAGCCAGAGGTGAGCGACGACGCTTATCATGCATTTATGGTTTGGCACAGAGGTATTGCTGTTCCAAGAGCAAGAAACTTGAACGACAAGGACGTACAGCGTGGTAAGGAACTCTTCACAACAGAGTTAGGTTGTGCACACTGTCACAAGGCTTCTTGGACAACAGGTGCAGACAATCATGGCTCTTCTAAGATTCTTGGTAATAAGCAGTTGCCTAAGTATGCTAATCAGAAGATTTATCCTTACTCAGACTTTATCCAGCATAAGTTGGATATGAAGAATGATATTCATGGTTCATGGTGCCGTACAACACCTTTATGGGGTAGAGGTCTGTCACTTATCAACTCTGGTGCAGAAGATCGTCTCCATGATGCTCGAGCACGCAATGAGATTGAAGCAATCATGTGGCATGCTTATAGTAAGAACAGTCAGGCTTATAATGCTGCTGTGAAGTTCTATAAGTTGCCTAAGGCTGATAGAGATGCAGTGGTTAAGTTCATACGCTCTATCTAATTTTTAGTAAGTAACAAGAACATTTATAGGAAGAAGATGTAGTCTCAGAAGGACTCATCTTCTTCTTTATTATCTTACAGATGCGAACAAAGAAGACGCTTGAA
The nucleotide sequence above comes from Prevotella melaninogenica ATCC 25845. Encoded proteins:
- a CDS encoding di-heme oxidoredictase family protein, with product MRHNSYSNFLLAGALLCLFAACSDDNVSPETPLKPSEPETKYIGQAVGNFSADEWYPGGKLGTTENTAAGGYEDNTPAIDEQGLTDLFNQGDMMASAKYTLSTEPYKGWGPVASRRSCEYCHSGGYSHGHSRNDMEPVKGNGYIVSVYTPDAPGSNNGTPIDQLTTFTMLQAVEPFLPPVDPKQIKITWHDVTSMPSGLPMQFPDGEKFSLRYPSVAIPQSAFNTDPVPSNYEVRLIASCNFQGLGLIDAISNEDLEKQYKAEGQHVELNPEFFDNTTKQLKPEAWASDYFGNKFIKRFNYDLLDGCLENDVALWDELNILRSDIKHICSTEPWAKAMSENENVISYIQQHGSNPNSYVHPYYNDGTREGIKKAVGYLLSPNDNVDLYNNPYFNFKPEVSDDAYHAFMVWHRGIAVPRARNLNDKDVQRGKELFTTELGCAHCHKASWTTGADNHGSSKILGNKQLPKYANQKIYPYSDFIQHKLDMKNDIHGSWCRTTPLWGRGLSLINSGAEDRLHDARARNEIEAIMWHAYSKNSQAYNAAVKFYKLPKADRDAVVKFIRSI
- a CDS encoding imelysin family protein, which codes for MKKVTKLAMFLLAGTLATGFVSCSSDDDEVINTTILTPEQQSELSKIASESSANANKTEMGKVVANYINEVVKPTYLDLAEKSDILYKACQNLYQKRKAGTLTQNDIDAACEAFKAARKDWEQSESFLYGAASDNEIDPHIDSWPLDHDQLTRALNNADVIAGINGENPAKYVYDNNGNFDSVLGFHGLEFVLFRNGKNRTVAAFNAEKETEAGLTSVSTVNEAAFAAAVAGDLRNMTYLLEYGWLGTTIPTSHLNQLANAMWVVNGTRHRGLSAKLIPYRDYSQFATKENGMFASWHETLNNIFIGGCSGICEEVASQKLGQAYRKATGTGTADDAANYIESPYSKRSFQDYQDNIYSIKNSLYGVRGTENISTPTQYSIMNFLKNNNYPKYNELNSALNEAIAALETAKKSGIAFIDQPGNPQVKTCIDKVDALNEALNAAGTWINQQTDK
- a CDS encoding MORN repeat-containing protein, translated to MKHKYIIILLLLLPSYLFAQNIEIGTCTTTDGGTYHGQMFRGKPNGKGKTTYKKGNVYEGDYMKGLRHGQGTYKFADGEKYVGQWFQDQQHGQGVYYFANGNRYDGLWYKDYQQGQGTMYYYNGDKYIGNWDHDKRSGEGKYIFANGAFYEGSWKNDMKNGHGSFKWPDRSSFTGNWVNNLKEGKGIYIYADGDEYNGEWKNDLQNGKGIYKFKDGESYDGEYLDGERTGQGIFRYKNGDQYSGHFLKGLKSGYGTMSWNNGDIYVGYWEKDMQNGQGKLTKKNKDVYEGQFRNGLLEGLIIIHYADGSKFRGSYHNGKRNGTAVEESADGVRFEGNYRDDHRDGKFIERDKNGKVTASGYYERGKRYTN
- a CDS encoding alpha amylase C-terminal domain-containing protein, with translation MVTKKTTTKKAPVKKTSAKTTKVKEPSHIGLVKNDAYLAPYEDAIRGRHEHALWKMNQLTQNGKLTLSDFANGHNYYGLHRTADGWVFREWAPNATEIYLVGDFNGWNEQEAYQCHRIEGTGNWELTLPHDAMQHGQYYKMRVHWEGGEGERIPAWTQRVVQDEASKIFSAQVWAPAEPYVWKKKTFKPQTSPLLIYECHIGMAQDEEKVGTYNEFREKVLPRIIKDGYNAIQIMAIQEHPYYGSFGYHVSSFFAASSRFGTPEELKALIDEAHKNGIAVIMDIVHSHAVKNEVEGLGNLAGDPNQYFYPGERHEHPAWDSLCFDYGKDEVLHFLLSNCKYWLEEYHFDGFRFDGVTSMLYYSHGLGEAFCNYADYFNGHQDDNAICYLTLANCLIHEVNKNAVTIAEEVSGMPGLAAKFKDGGYGFDYRMAMNIPDYWIKTIKELPDEAWKPSSIFWEIKNRRSDEKTISYCESHDQALVGDKTIIFRLVDADMYWHFRKGDETEMTHRGIALHKMIRLATIAAINGGYLNFMGNEFGHPEWIDFPREGNGWSHKYARRQWNLVDNEELCYHLLGDFDRKMLEVITSEKKFNETPIQEIWHNDGDQILAFSRGELVFVFNFSPSHSYSDYGFLVPEGSYNVVLNTDAREFGGFGFADDTVEHFTNSDPLYEKDHKGWLKLYIPARSAVVLRKK
- a CDS encoding DUF6057 family protein, whose protein sequence is MMESKFMRAICAVLFCSFTFCYLFFYQADVMTVVQHLASGRQTFYDPMLGAVLITFTLKLLQMGVSSLFKLKKRGFGLTYFPSFLILTIISDLRPTADSVTFGNWLWIAPLLLLVYTFVMFAVKRFEPYEPESRSYGPFSQMIWINLLLFLGFFLFIGLFSNSDRYFHQRAKVEALIDKKDYAGALDVVRTMPHTDSVTSMLTVYAVARRGHLADSLFHYPLEGGASTLRPGKVHSWLQPDSVLYKVTRNSANYQLTGFLLDRNLNDFARYLPQYYPADSLRPRYYKEALKILSLKNRGLRLIAPYKKGSYASYYYAK